A stretch of DNA from Leucobacter luti:
GGGCCAAGCAGCTCGCAGCAGCAAGCCGGATCGGCCTGTTCGCCGCGCTTGCGGGCGGACCGCAGACGGCCGCCGAGCTCGCGGCCAAGACCGCACACGCAGAGCGCCAGGTGCGCACCCTTGCCGACGCAATGAACGCGCTTGGCTTGCTGGAGCGCGAAGCAGGCCGCTACTCGCTCGCCGCGGACTCCGCGAAGTACCTCGCCGGCACCGGCGACATCGACCTGACCCCGTTCCTTTCCTTCCTCGGCGATATTAGCTACCGCCAGTGGCTCGGCTACGACCACACCGTCGACTCCGACGCGGCCGGCACACTCGAACTCGACGAGGCCGGCTGGGCGGATTTCATGGCCGGTGTCATGACCTACAATGCACTGCACGCAGAGCAGTTCGGGGCCGCATTCGACTTCTCAGGATTCCGCAACGCCCTCGATTTCGGGGGTCTTGCCGCTGGCTTCTCGCTCGCTGCGATGCAGCAGAATGACGAGCTCACCACGCGCTTCGTCTACGCGCCAGGCTTCGCAGACTCGATCGCGGAGGCAGCCTCGGCCGCCGGGCTCGCGGACCGCGTGAGCGTCGAAGAGGGAGACACTGAATCCACCGCGCCGGGCGGGGAGCACGACCTTGTCTTGCTGACTCACGTGCTGCACCGCTTCGATGCGGAGCAGAATCGCGCCATTCTTTCCGCCTCGCGGGGAGCCGCTGCTCCCGGCGCCACCCTGATGCTGCTTGATTTCTTCCTCGATCAGGACGGCACGCAGCGCGCAATTGACGCGCTGCACGCCGGTGAATACTTCAATATCGACGGCACTGTGGTGTACCCGATTGAAGAGGTCGAGGGCTGGCTTGCGGAGACTGGCTGGGCGGTTGATCGCCTCGTCGAGCTGCCCGGCAGCC
This window harbors:
- a CDS encoding methyltransferase dimerization domain-containing protein, which codes for MTATPDRIVDIAIGFMGAKQLAAASRIGLFAALAGGPQTAAELAAKTAHAERQVRTLADAMNALGLLEREAGRYSLAADSAKYLAGTGDIDLTPFLSFLGDISYRQWLGYDHTVDSDAAGTLELDEAGWADFMAGVMTYNALHAEQFGAAFDFSGFRNALDFGGLAAGFSLAAMQQNDELTTRFVYAPGFADSIAEAASAAGLADRVSVEEGDTESTAPGGEHDLVLLTHVLHRFDAEQNRAILSASRGAAAPGATLMLLDFFLDQDGTQRAIDALHAGEYFNIDGTVVYPIEEVEGWLAETGWAVDRLVELPGSPRVLVATAV